Proteins encoded together in one Onychomys torridus chromosome 1, mOncTor1.1, whole genome shotgun sequence window:
- the LOC118576585 gene encoding vomeronasal type-1 receptor 4-like, with product MLSHRMNFWSLTIKIMFLSQTTAGILGNFSLLFCYIVHYGKHTLKPTDLILMNLMAANALIILSAGVPNTIAAFGLKQFLNDFKCRLILCIQRISRGGSIGTTCLLSVYQAMTISPRESCCKVHNVKAVKCICCSIAVLWGFYMLINFIFLVYTFVKKNSKNVTRKQDFGYCFITGRDEINDSLYAALVMCPEFFFSALMAYSSGSMIIILYRHKERVQHIRSTHGSIRNSPESTATQNILTLVSTFLAFYTLSSVLRGCIAILYNHSWWLANITRFTSLCFPCFGPFVLINHYSIVPRLSSVWIRNKNHLIFFK from the coding sequence ATGCTCAGTCACAGAATgaacttctggagtctgacaaTCAAAATAATGTTCTTATCACAAACTACagctggaattctgggaaatttctcccttcttttctgcTATATAGTCCACTATGGAAAACACACATTAAAGCCCACAGATTTGATTCTCATGAACCTAATGGCAGCCAATGCCTTGATCATTCTCTCTGCAGGAGTGCCAAACACAATAGCAGCTTTTGGTTTGAAGCAGTTTTTGAATGATTTTAAATGCAGATTAATTTTGTGCATACAAAGAATCAGTCGGGGTGGGTCCATTGGCAccacctgcctcttgagtgtctACCAGGCCATGACTATCAGTCCTAGGGAATCCTGTTGTAAGGTTCATAATGTCAAAGCTGTGAAGTGCATTTGTTGCTCCATTGCTGTCCTCTGGGGCTTTTACATGTTgataaatttcattttccttgtgtATACATTTGTTAAAAAGAATAGTAAAAACGTGACAAGAAAACAAGATTTTGGATACTGCTTTATAACAGGGAGAGATGAAATCAATGACTCACTCTATGCAGCATTAGTGATGTGCCCTGAATTCTTCTTTTCTGCACTCATGGCATATTCTAGTGGCTCCATGATTATTATTCTTTACAGACACAAGGAGAGGGTTCAGCACATCCGTAGCACTCATGGTTCCATCAGAAACTCACCtgagtccacagccactcagaacaTCCTTACCTTGGTGTCTACCTTTCTTGCTTTCTATACTCTCTCCTCTGTCTTAAGGGGCTGTATTGCTATTTTGTATAATCACAGTTGGTGGCTGGCGAATATCACTCGCTTCACTTCTCTATGTTTTCCCTGTTTTGGACCCTTTGTTCTCATAAATCACTATTCCATTGTGCCTAGACTCAGTTCTGTCTGgataagaaacaaaaatcacttaatcttctttaaataa